TAAGAGGGAAAGGTTGTGATATTGTGAAACATGATAAAAATACTCCAATTCCACGCGCAACAGCAAAACGCTTATCGCTCTACTACCGCATTTTTAAACGCTTTAACTCTGAAAAAATAGAGCGCGTCAATTCCAAGCAAATTGCGGATGCAATTGGGATTGACTCTGCTACCGTTCGCCGAGATTTTTCTTATTTTGGTGAATTAGGAAGACGGGGATTTGGTTATGACGTAAAAAAACTGATGAACTTCTTTGCGGATCTCTTAAATGATAATGCCATTACCAATGTCGCTATTGTGGGGATCGGAAATATGGGAAGTGCGCTTCTCAACTATCGCTTCCATGAACGCAATAAGATGAAAATTGTCATGGCGTTTGATCTTGACGATCATGAACTGATCAATACCAAAAGTAAGGACGGAATTCCCATTTACGGTATTTCCTCTATTAAAGAAAAGCTCAAACAAGAAGGCATTCAAACAGCCATCCTAACTGTTCCAAGCGTCAAGGCTCAAGAAGTGGCTAGCCTTTTGGTAGACGCTGGGGTCAAAGGGATTCTCAGCTTCTCACCAGTGCATCTGACAGTTCCTAAAGATGTCGTCGTCCAATATGTCGACCTCACCAGTGAATTGCAAACACTCCTTTATTTCATGCGAAAAAACGAAGAATAAAGACTTATACTTTAACAACAAAAAGGTTGGAACCAGAGGATTCCAACCTTTTTTAAACTAAATAATCTGTTTCTTCTCGATAACTATAGTAATTTTCTTCAGATACAATCAAGTGATCCAATAGGGTTAAACCCATCACTTCACAGGCCTCTAAGACTCGATGCGTTACTTCATCATCGTTTTTACTGGGAAATACGGCACCAGATGGATGATTGTGAGCCAAGATGATGGACGTCGCCATGTGTTTTAGTGCATAATGTAGGATTTCACGTGGCTCCGCAATACTTCGATTCACTGTTCCAATAAAAATGGTCTGTTGATGAATAATTTCATTCTGCGTATTCAAATAAAGGGCAACCAGGTGCTCCTGTTTCTTATGGCCGATTTCCTGTTGAATTTTATGGGCCAATTTCTGACTACTCATGATTTGTTCAGAACTCATCAATTCGTCTTTATGAATCCTTCGTCCAAACTCAATCACAGCTTGAAGTTCGATGGCCTTCACCCGGCCAATACCAGAGATTTCCTGTAGCTCCTCTAGGGTTAATTGACTTAACTCCTTTAAACTATTAACCGAACTCAAAAGACCTTGTGCAATCTCATAAACGCTTTTTTGCTTATTGCCTGTTCGCAAGAGAATGGATAACAATTCCTGATGACTCAGCTTATCCACCCCTTCAGAAACCAAACGTTCCCTAGGAAGCAAAGACGGTTCAATAAATGATATGTCGTACATAATTTCCTCCTCACTTATTAATTCGTAATAAATAGAGAAAACGACGACCTTTCATTATTTGCAGGCAATTTCTTGCTTCAAATCATCTAACACTAATACTTCATCTTTATTAAAGCGGATCTGATAACCTGTTTGAACTTGTTCAAGCTCCTTTAAAAACTGTTGAATTTCACAGCGAATCAGGTACTCCTGACTCTGAGGAATGGCCTCTAAAGCTTGGTAAACCTGTTCTACTTCGTAGATTCCTTTCGTAATTAATCCATTTCGTGGAAAATCATTTACTAAGAGATTATAGAAATGATGCAAGAGATGATAAATTCGCTCTTTTGTCACTATCCTACCTCCTTATCATACTCTTTCTCCTCTATTATATACTGAATTTCCCTCAATATTATGACAAGTTCCTTACATAATATTACCAATCTCTTACAATTTTACAAGAATTTCTCCTAGTTTCCTACATAGAAAAAGCCCAGACATTTCTGTCTCGGACTTTATTTTCTTAAAGTTGCATTTGATTATAAGACTTGCTGAATGAATCCAGGATGTCTTTTGGAGCCTTGTCATAGTCAACAGAGGTTTCCAAATTCCCTTTTACAATCGTACGGTAAGTCGCTGCAGCATCCTCACAGGTCACCAAAGTGATCTCATTAACGCCTTCACGATCTTGAATAACATCTACACGGTCTGGAGTCACTGTCTCAACTGACGAGATGACATAAGTATAGACTTTCTCTTTGTCCGTGATGTAGATCTTCATACCAGCCTTGGCTTTCTCTAATGGTGAAAACAACATGGCATTTGCACCAGTTAAGCCAAATACATGGTGACTGGCGAGAGAATAATTGCCTTGCCCCATAACTTGGTTTTCCTTCATGGTCCCTGCCCCATAGTAGAGGGCTACGTTTTCTAGTCCCTTAAAAATCGGAAGATTCATGTTCAATTCAGGAATCGAAATTCCCCCAATCACAGGAAGTTTCTGAGCCTTCCATTGGGCATTGATCACAGCTTCCGTCGAGAGTGACTTAACATGTTGGAAATCAAAGCTCGTTTTCACTTTTTTATTCTTATCAATGGTGTTTTTATCGACCTTGCTAACCTGGTATTGGTTGGTATGCCAAACCATAATCATATTTCGGATCGGAGCATTGAAAATTAAGAGAAGCGAGAGAATAATCAAAAGTGTTGCAACGATGTTGATAAGAGTATTGCGTAAACTCTTTTTCTTTTTTCTTCTGCGTGACATACTGTCCCCTTATCTATTCGTTTTCTTCCACTACTTCTTCATCTTTATCATCAGGCTGGACTGTTGTAAAGGTCACAATTTTCGCATCCTGATCCAGTCTCATAACTTTCACACCCTGAGTTGAACGACCCGTTTGAGAGATATTCCCAACATTTGTGCGAATCATGACTCCTGTATCGGTAATAATCATCAGATCTTCATCCCCTTTAACAGTTAAAAGACCAGCTAACGGACCATTTTTCTCTGTAATATTGGCTGTCTTGATTCCTTTACCACCACGGCCTTTGGTTGGGTATTCGCTAGCCATTGTACGCTTACCATACCCTTTTTCAGTGATGATCAATACTTCATCTTGATCCGTAACGACACTAGCTCCAACAACCTTGTCTCCTTCACGGAGATTCACACCACGTACACCTGTGGCAGAACGTCCCATATTTCGGACTACAGCCTCATTAAAGCGGACAGAATAACCATACTTGGTACCGATAATAACATCAGTGTTGCCATCTGTAAGGAAGACATTGATTAATTCATCCTCATCGCGCAGATTCAGCGCTTTCAGACCGTTCTGACGAATATTTGAAAATTCAGCTACATTGGTCCGCTTGACCAAACCTTTTCGCGTCGTAAAGAAGAGGTAGGCTTCGTCCCTGCGGTCTTGCTCCACATTAATAATGGTTTGAATCGATTCACCTTCGTCCAATTTTAAGAGATTGACGATTGGTAATCCTTTAGCTGTCCGACCATATTCTGGAATCTCATAACCTTTCAGACGATAGACACGTCCCTTATTGGTAAAGAAGAGCAAATGATCATGGGTGC
The DNA window shown above is from Streptococcus sp. S1 and carries:
- a CDS encoding redox-sensing transcriptional repressor Rex, giving the protein MKHDKNTPIPRATAKRLSLYYRIFKRFNSEKIERVNSKQIADAIGIDSATVRRDFSYFGELGRRGFGYDVKKLMNFFADLLNDNAITNVAIVGIGNMGSALLNYRFHERNKMKIVMAFDLDDHELINTKSKDGIPIYGISSIKEKLKQEGIQTAILTVPSVKAQEVASLLVDAGVKGILSFSPVHLTVPKDVVVQYVDLTSELQTLLYFMRKNEE
- the radC gene encoding RadC family protein, which encodes MYDISFIEPSLLPRERLVSEGVDKLSHQELLSILLRTGNKQKSVYEIAQGLLSSVNSLKELSQLTLEELQEISGIGRVKAIELQAVIEFGRRIHKDELMSSEQIMSSQKLAHKIQQEIGHKKQEHLVALYLNTQNEIIHQQTIFIGTVNRSIAEPREILHYALKHMATSIILAHNHPSGAVFPSKNDDEVTHRVLEACEVMGLTLLDHLIVSEENYYSYREETDYLV
- a CDS encoding class A sortase, yielding MSRRRKKKKSLRNTLINIVATLLIILSLLLIFNAPIRNMIMVWHTNQYQVSKVDKNTIDKNKKVKTSFDFQHVKSLSTEAVINAQWKAQKLPVIGGISIPELNMNLPIFKGLENVALYYGAGTMKENQVMGQGNYSLASHHVFGLTGANAMLFSPLEKAKAGMKIYITDKEKVYTYVISSVETVTPDRVDVIQDREGVNEITLVTCEDAAATYRTIVKGNLETSVDYDKAPKDILDSFSKSYNQMQL